The Salmo salar chromosome ssa02, Ssal_v3.1, whole genome shotgun sequence genome segment ACTGCTGGATGGCATAGCTCCACATCTCCTCAGAGGCCCCACGGACCTCCACGCTGATGCGGCCCAGTTGCTGGTGGTTGAAGCTTAGAGCATCACATGCGTCCTGGGCATGCCCAAACTTTACAAGGCAGCCCTGTCTCACACCCAGCTTCACATTAGCTATCACATCCTGGACCAACAGGCCTTTGAAGAAGTGGCAGATCTCCTGGCTGGTGACAGTCTTTGGCAGGCCAAAGAGCCTGACGTAGCCTGGCCTTGGCCTGTAAGCCTCTTCTGGTCTCCTTAGCTCACCCCCAGGCACAGCTGTGTTATCAGCCCTGAGCACAGGACCGACAGCTGGGCTATCGGCCCTGAGCACAGGACCAGGTGCTGCTGTTGCTTTGTTGTGCTCTCCTGGCCGATTAGACTGCAGTCCTTGATAACAGCAACAAGGCCGATCAGTAGGGCTGTGGCAGGGTCGGGCAAGGGCACTGCCGGGGGCAGCAAAGGCTTCTTCTCAGGTAACAGCACTGGAAGGAGCTTCTCCCTCTGTAGTTTGGACTCTATTTTTCGTTGCAGTTCTGCGATGCTACTAATATGTAGGGTCACCGGAGACCCTTTAAGAAGAGTTCCAGAGCGCCTCATTGCGTGCTGGGCATCTCTCTCTGTAGTGAACACAATGAAAACTTCACCAAGGTGTCCTCCTATAATATATACACCACCTTCTGGGATGTATAAATTGGTAAATAATCTGCGTATGTCTTCAGTCCCGGCCTCAATACTCAGACCCTGCAACCGAAGTACTATGGTCATATTTAACTCCTTTTATCTGGCAACCAGAGATctggaaacagatacaaaaaaaaaatctgtctttaACATGAAGCTGAAATCGAGTTATTTAATACATTAAGAACAGCAACAAAAGGATAAACATTTAAATGGGCACATTCATTTTTACTTATATTAGGAACATCCAAATTTCCATAGAAATTAAACACGTTAATTAAGTAACCAACAACACAACTGATGAACGCTGGCACGCGGTACATTATTATGATGAACACctggttggctagctagttagcccggAGGCACAGTTGCTGTGAAATGAGACTAGCTAGCCTGCCCTGTAAGACGAAACATTTAAGAATATTTCAGTTAAAAAGGTAAACAGCTCAACTCCTCAAATTACTTACCAGATGAAAACCATAACAACTCTGGCTCCTCTGTATTTTAGCCTCTATATCGTAATTTTATGTGATGATGATAGGTCAAAACGTTGTCCCTTTACGAGCCCGACCACATTAACTGTGCACGAGCTGCCTTGTGCGCGCATTTTATGGGGAAATAGGGAGGCGCGAGAAAAGTGGCGCGAGCACACGCCCCAAAAGACAGAAGGGGTTGTGGGTAAAATAACAGGAAGTCAGTTTCTCTACCATGGCAACGGGGAAGTTACTTGTGTGCGGATTGGCACTATTTCTAACAATAAAATCAAACCTACTTCACTCCCAGCAGTTTACGATTTCGTTTCAGCGTCCTTCAGACTGCGGCGTGGAACAGTTCTACGACATCTCCAGTCAGTCCTGTGTGAAATGCGGTCCGAACCAGAGTTCGAGTGCAACTGGTGCGTTTATCAGTGGTGTTGCTGGTTATACTGTGACTAACGGGCTACCTAATTAGCAGTACTCTAATCGACTCCAGTCCGGGTTTGTTGTAGAGtcaatcgctttgtttaaaacgTTACGTGTAAGAATAGAACAGGCTCAACCATCTTTGCTAAATAGTACTTAAATATAGCAGTAGCGAATCATAGGGGAGGAATGTATTGCAGTAAACCACCTGGCTAGCTAGCTGGTTAGAATTGGATAATAATGCAGCTAATATAGTTTAAACTGGCCTGCTAGTTGCATTGTCCTATATGTAGACTATGTTAGCTGGTTCATCAGTCAATAAGATTACTGCAGGTATTGTTTGCTGAGAGCACTGATGGTTTACAACGTAACCTACAGCTGTGTCTACTGTTATAATCTCTTGTGTTAACCAATTACCCTCTCCTTCTTCATCAGGTCTGTCTTGTGAATGTGTGACTGGGTTCAGAGTTCTCGCCACCAACGGAGCTTCCATCACCTGTCAGCAGTGTCCACTACAAAAACCGGTATGTTCTTATTCCGTACTGCTAGACAGTGCATCACACCATATAATGCATTACAAAATCCGCTATTTCAATTTACTTATCATTCACCGACCAGTTTAAAGGTCTCAGTCAATACAGATTGTCCTGGGAAGTGTGCtgaacacaggaggttggtggcaccgtagttggggaggacagctcatggtaatggctggagcggaataagtggaatggtatcaaatccgTCAAACACATGTTTTTTATGTGTTTAATGCCATTCCATTGctacgttccagccattattatgagctgttctcccctcagcagcctccactggtgctgAACTGCATGTGTTGTTCTGCCTGTCTCCTGTAGGCAGTAACAGAGGATGGCTATGGGTGTATCCTCTGTCCgggcagtctgactgagcagggAACCTGTCAGTGCCCGTCTGGGAGTATACTGGGTGAGACAGCAGCTGGAGGAGCCACGTCTACAGGGGATGTGATGGTGTTTATGGTGCGGCGCTATGTGATGCTAATGCTGTATTGTTGTACTGTAGTGGAGCGGGATGTCCAGGGGAACCCTCTGGAAGAGGCCAGGTGTGAGGTGTGTAACGGAGCTGAACCTGCCCTCTCAGCCCCTGACAGCTACGGAGACAGGTACCAGACACAGCCAAGTCTTCCTGCAGAACAACTGATATTTCTGCTCTAAACTCTCAGATGGCATGACTTGTTAAGATTCTGCTGATTGAACcatttactgtctgtctgtctgactgactctgtctgactctgtctctgtctgactctgcCAGGTGTCAGAGATGCCAGGCTTCCCTCATCAACACCTCTCAGTCCTGTATGTGTGGTTCCAACATCCTGGTGAGCCCACCCTCTATAATACGCGTGTGTGTCATGTATGGGTTTAAAATGAAATACAAGTCTAGAGCATCCGTGAATCATATGTCGTCTTTCTTTACAGGCTGGAGGTTTGTGTTTCCCTCCCAACAACCTCCCTACAGCTGTGAACCCAAACGTCAACTATGCCGAGCTGGTAAGTCAACACAACAGGGCCCCGTTTTTCAAATGTTATCTATCTGGATTTTGTCTATCGGATAagattaaatgcatagaaatagaaCGAATAATTTACTTGAATGGGGTATTCCGttgtattcattctatttctctgTTTTAATCCTATCCGATAGGCAAATCCAGGTAGATACTGTAATTTTTTAAAAACTGGGCCCAGAGCATCAGTGAGCCTGCTGTAATTATGTGACTGTGGAGTTATAGtaatactgtaacactgtttggtaTGTTCCCCCTGTAGTCCCTTCCTGTGCAATCGGCATGGTTCTCCACAAACCTCTACTCTTCAGCAGCTGCCTGCTTGGTAAAATATACAATCTTTCAAATACCTGTTTACCTTTCCGTCCCTGGACGATCTATGTGCACTTGTCCGTGTTTGTGGTGCTGCATGTGTTCTCTGACCTGACCGTGTTGGTATGTGTGCGTTGTACAGGTGTATACTAACCTGACAGCATGCCAGGCATTGGGGAACATGTGTGTGATGAACATGCACTCCTTCAGCAGCGTGGCCAACGATGCCTGTGGTCTCTACAACACCATCTTCAGAGCTACCGCAGCCCTGGGATCTACACAGGACATATCCTACTGGTAAACCTCGAACCCTTTTCCTGACCCCTGACTTATAACCCCTAAAACATCTTCTGAAGATCTACTCTTGCTCTGGAGTCTCTAACCACTGTTTTCAACCAATGATGTAAAATCTGGAGTAGATCAGTCAATGGAACTGTCCATTCCTGCCCCTGTGGCTTTAGGAGAGCCAATCTCCCATGGCTTTACTACGGGGACCAGCCGGGTCTGGCCAACCGCGTGCTGCAGACAGAGCCACTTCCCACTGGATTCAGCTTCAAGGGACGCAGCAGGGTCCGTAATACACACATTGACCCAACACTATTACCATAACACCTATGATGATCACTCCGATTCTACGTGcgttgtctctctttctcagaaTACAGACATCAACCTAGTGGCTGCTGTCTACAATGCCAGAGGAGACTTCCTCCAATGGGAGAAAGTGGGAGGAAACAATTTGCAGGTAAAACAGGAAGTTAATCTTGAGCCTGCCTAGTGAAGGCTAGTCTTGCATTGCCACACTTTGCAGTCTCATAATGACTCCCATTCATATTGACCTTCAAGCTGAGCTGTCTACTGTAGTAATATTTGTAACGACCTGAGGTTGGGAGCAGAGCCCTGAGTGACACACAAGCCTAAAGGTGGTCTTCTTTCCATCACACTGTTGGTTCCAGTGTTGAGACGCCAGTGTTTCATGATACAGCTCAGTCATAGATCAGTTGTTATCATTATTAGTTTTGACATGAGGAAAGTGACTGTCTCCTCTCCCAGCTCTGTCCAGACACCGCCAGGAGACAGGAGGCAGCTTACACCTTTGGCACGGCCTACCAGGAGACTGTGAGTTTCTACCTCtatccagtgcttgacttggactgaaataggttccggtaCTCATCCGTCTATTCTGTTAcatctgtgtgtgtagtgtgttctctCCGTAGCAGACCTGTTGCGTGTTTATGCTGAGCCTTTATTCTACGATGTGTTTGTGGATCTGAgccgaggagaggacaggagactgcTCCCTCTCCCCACACGCAACCTCAACCAAGAATACAACAGGAAGTTCATCAACCGGGGTGAATGTGGGAGGGGGTACATTTGTTTTAAATCCTTTCTCCCTCAACAAGTATCTTGaataactggtgtgtgtgtgtaggtaactTGAACGACTGGTACCTATCGAGACGTGTGTTACTGGTGGACACTctgagtgggagagagaagagcCTCGGCTCTCTGCCAAAAGTCATACGCATCGCAAGCAGCATCAGGATTGGGTGagttgcacacacaaacacacatccatgtaggACTACACGCATTCATCAATGTTAGCAGGGTGtgaaaacgtgtgtgtgtatttgtgacaTAGGTTTCAGCTGGTGCCAGGGACTCAGAAGGGACAGgtgtaccctcctctcctctctgtgacCTACTCAGACGTCGTCATcactgccccaaacacacagactGTCTCTGTGAGTAACACATCACACACGCCtatcacagcacacacacacatccctgatCCCACTGTAACTTCTGTGTGTTCTAGGTGTCGTTTGCTGTGGAATATGAGATGGACCAGACTGAGGCTCACATGAAGACTGATGTGAGTAACCAGGGGGCAGAGAACGAGAAGGGTAATGCTGTTGCGATTGCATGCATAGTGAAGACCATaatgattagtgtgtgtgtgtgtgtagatcgcCCTGGGTGTGTTGGGTGGCGTTTCTGTTCTGTATTCCCTGGTGAAGACAGCCAGCTGGAAGAGGAGGATTGGCTCTCCTCTCATTGACATGGAGGTACCTGACCTGTAACCCCTGACTTCTAACCTTTAAACACCCAAATGCATTTATTTAAATGTAGAATtccattgattgtatgtttgtcatatattttccctgacctctctctctctctgcctctccctctctatttttctctgtctctcacccctctcttttTCTTGCTCTCAGACCGTATTGAAGTTCCTTTTGTTTTACGCTGGTGATCTGGCTAACGTCTTCTTCTTCATCACCGTGGGAACAGGCCTGTACTGGCTCATCTTCTATAAGGTAGACGGAGACCcccgcagacagacacacaccacagccccccccacaccacagcccccaccacaccacagcccccaccacaccacagcccccaccacaccacagcccccccacaccacagcccccccacaccacagcccccccacaccacagcccccaccacaccacagccCCCCCACACCACAGCCCCCCCACACCACAGCCCCCCCACCACAGCCCCCCCACACCACAGCCCCCCCCACACCACAGCCCCCCCACACCACAGCCCCCACACCGCAGCCCCCCCACACCGCAGCCCCCCCCACACCACAGCCCCCCCCACACCACAgcccccaccacaccacagcccccaccacaccacagcccccccacaccgcagcccccccacaccacagcccccccacaccacagcccccccccacaccacagccccccaccacaccacagccccccacacacacactaacagaccTTTCCCTCTCTTGTACACCTTTAGCTCTGACCTCTGGTCTTTACTCCTGTTTATACCGATTCTGATTTTATTCAAGGtttttctcttctttcttctcCTGGGTTGCACACTCAGACGGTGGAGGCAagtctttctcttctcctcccctcctcctttcctctccccctcccacacaagaacattaaacatgcaaacgtgtgtgtgtatgtgtgtctaggCCCAGCATTTTGTGTCAGTGCTGCTACCGTTACCAGGTCTGCAGGAGGAGAGGTTTGTGGCGTATGTGGGCTGTGCCTTCGCTCTCAAGGTGAGGCCATCCCACCCGGTTGACAGCTTGTGTTATGTGTATGCTAATATTTGTCCAAAAATGTGGTATTCAAAGTCGGGGAGCGACCCCTAGTGTGGGCGTGGGGGAATTGCAGTGGGGTCGCCgccgtaaaaaaaaaaagtattatatatatatttttttaaaggggTCGGGGGGATTACAGTACAGATTATTTGAAAAATGAAATGTGATTTAGTAAATTATTTATATTGGTTCTCCTAATTTTGTAAGAGATAAAAATGAATTGAGtgttatttgttgatgtaaaatgTCCATTTACAGATGTTTAAGGTTGTGTTAGTATATAAATTGGTTCAAACCAACTAAGGCATAGAAGATGATAATAAGAGCGAGAACAGGTTCTCACCACTGGTGGGGGGATAACATGATGTAACGTCCTCAAACATGTGCATGAACATCTAGTTCCAAAATCCTAATACTTTTCTGTTTTGTGTGCCAACGCTAAGGATACCGCTTTGTGGCACACCCATAGGAAAACTGTCAGGAAAATAGAGCTGGTGTTAATATAGATGAATCTGTTGAAACTTGCAGTCCAACTCCTCTGACTATCATCGTTAGGATGCCAAGGATCCTAATTATCTATTATTTCATGAAACAAATCTTATGGAGAATAAACTATATTTTTCTGACAGTTTTTCCCAAGGTGCCAATGGCATAATAGAAGATCTGAATGCCTCGTCAATCCACACCTAGGAACACCACATGACTTAACGCACACACCCAAACCCACACACAGATTCTGACCCAACGTTCGGAACATAACATTAACATAAACATGCACAGTCAAAGAATAACCCTTGTGTTTTACGGGGAAAACACTGCAGCTGAGCAGTCAGTTGTTCATGGATCTACTACTTCACAACTCTGTTCTCTTCCCTGAAGCACATGCCGATTTGGACAGTGAGAGGTTTTGCTGAGGAAGTGATTTTCCCACTTTCCTGTGGTAACCTTGTGTTGGAGCCTCCTAATCCTAATAATAAAGTTGGGGGGGAAAAGGAACATATTTGCCTTTTTCATCCTATTCATCGAATAGCGATGGAATTATTGGCCGATATCGGTCATTAGATTTGGGGTGGAGTCACGAGAAATTCTGCCGATAGAAATGGGATCCctgctgaaaaagtttgaataccactggTCTAAATGGTCTTCCTGTCCTCCAGACTGTGCAGTTTCTCCATAAGCTGATCCAGCAGTTGTCAGTGGATATCTTCTTCATCGACTGGGAGAGACCGCGTGGCAAAGCCAACAAGACCATCCAGGGTACGTAGTCAAAAAACACCTTTCCCCTTTTCTCTGAAAGTTGTTttacccctctgtctctctgaattACAAGTGACCATGATTTGGGTTGTTGTCAGGCAATGCCATCGGTGAGGCGAAGCACAACCCTTCTCCTGTCAGCATCTGGAGGACCTACTTTGTGGCCAACGAGTGGAATGAGATTCAGACCATACGCAAGATCAGCCCCACCTTCCAGATCATGGCTGTGCTTTTCCTACTGGAGGTACACACACgtcttctttctctgtctccttgtctctctctgtctccttgtctgtctccttgtctgtccctctctctgtctctctctctccctctctccctctgtctctctctgtgactctttCCCATCAGAGAAATGTCAGCACTCTCCCCTGATACATTTCAAATCACTTTCTTAACGCTCTCTCATTgactctgttgctctctctttctctctccctgtgtatcTAGGTGGTTGGCTTCTCCAGTCTGGCCCTTAGGGACCCCTGGTCAGATCTCCAGCGCCCCCCTCAGTCCTACTCCCCTCCCTACAGTCTGACGCTGCGCTATGGCCTGGCCGCCACACTCTGGCTCTGCATTGGACTGCTGCAGGTAGGTACACCCCTATGAACTGCAGACGTTGGTCGGACCTGTTACCAGAGTGGGTCTCTGGACAGGCTttctcactctgtctttctctctgcagaTCATTTTCTTCACTGCGTTCCATGAGCGTTTTGTGGAGGATAAGATCCGTCAGTTTGTGGACCTATGCTCCATCAGCAACGTGAGTATCACTCTCACCAgcatgcacagtgtgtgtgtgtgtgtctcagctgCCGTGCACATTTTGTAAAAGTGAGATGGGCTGATGATGAACTGCTGCTGTTTTAATGCGATCAGTCATTTAAAGAACATTTTTCTTCTGTCTTAGATCTCGGTGCTGCTGCTGTCCCACAggtgttttggttactacatccaCGGGCGCTCCGTCCACGGCCACGCTGACACCAACATGGAGGAGATGAACATCAACCTCAAGAGAGAGGCCGTATgttcacacagagagacagacagagagagagagagggtgtggaaTTGggatgtgtgcttgtgtgtatttCGTTCCGATATAAAAAGCTATTcaaccctttctccctctctctccctgtaggagTCTCTGTGTGGTCAGAGAGGTCTCCTTCccaacacagacactcagaccttCCAGATCTCCATCACCAGCCGCCTACGCCTGCAGTACGACCGCATCCTGGAGCCCCTCAGCAgggtggggctgtgtgtgtgtctgtgtgtttgagatCATCATAATCAACAGGAAAGATATTCATGTCTGTTCTATGCAATGTGTTTCTATCAGAATATTCTGTTACGTTGTAGCACTTTGAACGTGCCTCTGTCTGAAGCTTTTAAAAATGTAGTTTTCATATTATTTCAGGTTACAACACATTTCATGATTTGCAATTTCAGATTACTTCGTAGAGTTCAATGGGTCAGGTACACTCAAGGGCATGGAAATGTTTACCTTGTTCAAAGGTATATCTGTGTTTGTCTCTAACAGAGAAATGGACCGTCGCGGTTGGTGGACGCAGCCTCGGGTCACCCCTTTGACCGGAGCACCAAAGCCTACCACACCATGAACCGTTTCCTAGGATCTGTCATAGACCATGTAAGATATCAACATACCATGAACCGTTTCCTAGGATCTGTCATAGACCATGTAAGATATCAACATACCATGAACCATTTCCTAGGATCTGTCATAGACCATGTAAGATATCAACATACCACACACCATGAACCGTTTCCTAGGATCTGTCATAGACCATGTAAGATGTCAACATACCATGAACCGTTTCCTAGGATCTGTCATAGACCATGTAAGATATCAACATACCACACACCATGAACCGTTTCCTAGGATCTGTCATAGACCATGTAAGATATCAACATACCACACACCATGAACCATTTCCTAGGATCTGTCATAGACCATGTAAGATATCAACATACCATGAACCATTTCCTAGGATCTGTCATAGACCATGTAAGATATCAACATACCATGAACCGTTTCCTAGGATCTGTCATAGACCATGTAAGATATCAACATACCATGAACCGTTTCCTAGGATCTGTCATAGACCATGTAAGATATCAACATACCATGAACCGTTTCCTAGGATCTGTCATAGACCATGTAAGATATAACATACCATGAACCGTTTCCTAGGATCTGTCATAGACCATGTAAGATATCAACATACCAATGAACCGTTTCCTAGGATCTGTCATAGACCATGTAAGATATCAACATACCATGAACCGTTTCCTAGGATCTGTCATAGACCATGTAAGATATCAACATACCATGAACCATTTCCTAGGATCTGTCATAGACCATGTAAGATATCAACATACCACACACCATGAACCGTTTCCTAGGATCTGTCATAGACCATGTAAGATATCAACATACCATGAACCGTTTCCTAGGATCTGTCATAGACCATGTAAGATATCAACataccaaacacacacaacacaccatgaGTCACTTCCTGGGATCTGTTCTAatcattttcacacacacacacccttacctgaTGTTATGTTGTATTCTCTGTAGGCCCATcggttaaacacacacacccttacctgaTGTTATGTTGTATTCTCTGTAGGCCCATcggttaaacacacacacccttacctgaTGTTATGTTGTATTCTCTGTAGGCCCATcggttaaacacacacacccttacctgaTGTTATGTTGTATTCTCTGTAGGCCCATCGGTTAAACACACACCCTTACCTGATGTTATGTTGTATTCTCTGTAGGCCCATcggttaaacacacacacccttacctgaTGTTATGTTGTATTCTCTGTAGGCCCATCGGGACATGGAATATGTTGTGAGAGACAAACTGTTTTTTGAGAGAGTCATAGGGATGGAGTTCATGGAGCCTATGGACAAGAGCATCTTCTACAACGGTTATGCTGCAACCTTCCCTCACTGCtttttcaatcttggtttcaatagtttatatgtatatacagtaccaatcaaaagtttggacacacctactcattcaagggattttctttattttgactattttctacattgtagaataatagtgaagacatcaaaactatgaaataacacatatgaatcatgtactaaccacaaaagtgttaaacaaatcaaaatatattttatatttcagattcttcaaagtagccaccctttgccttgacagctttgtacactcttggcattctctcaaccagcttcatgaggtagtcacctggaatgcatttcaattaacaggtgtgccttgttaaaagttaatttgtggaatttctttccttaatgcgctTGAGCAAataatttgtgttgtgacaaggtaggggtgatgtacagacgatagccctatttggtaaaagaccaagtccatattatggcaagaacagctcaaataagcaaagagaaacgacagtccatcattactttaagacatgcaggtcagtcaatccgaaaattgttgcaaaaaccattaagcacgatgatgaaactggctctcacgaggaccacctcaggaaaggaagacccagagttacctctgctgcagaggagaagttaattagagttaccagcctcagaaattgcagcccaaataaatgcttcagagttcaagtaacaaacacatctcaacatcaactgttcagaggagaccgcgtgaatcaggccttcatggtcaaatttctgcaaagaaaccaatactaaaggacacaaataataataagaagagacttgcttgggccaagaaacacgagcaatggacattagaccagtggaaatctttcctttggtctgatgagtccaaatctgagatttttggttccaatcgccatgtctttgtgagacgcatagtaggtgaacagatgatctccgcatgtgtggttcccaccgtgaagcacacctgttgtttctctttgcttatttgagctgttcttgccataatatggacttggtcttttatcgaatagggctatcttctgtataccacccctaccttgtcacaacacaactgatttgctcaaatgtattaagaaggaaataaaatccacaaatacatttttaaaaaggcacacctgttaattgaaatgcaatccaggtgactacctcatgaagctggttgagagaatgccaagagtgtgcaaatctgtcatcaaggcaaagggtggcttctttgaagaatctcatataaaatagattttgatttgtttaacacttttttttggttacttcatgattccatatgtgttatttcatagttttgatgtcttcactattattctacaatgtagaatttttttaaaataaagtaaaacccttgaatgagtaggtgtcaacttttgactggttctgtatatatCTCAAAACATGGCAGATACAACAGTAATACGCTGTCTATattactacattacacacactgtGTGGGCTGCAGATAAATGGTGGTGTGGTCTGTGTGAACAAGCCTCTACAGCTGTATGACctctgaaatgtctttattaaactCTGACAGATGAGTCCCATTCATTCAGTGACGTGCTGTTCTATGGGAACGAAGCCACTCTGTTGATCTTTGACACGCTCTTCTTCTGTGTGGTCGACCTGGGAGCACAGAGCTTCATACTGGCAGGCGTACTCACATACTTCCAGCAAATGGTCAGTATTGTGGGTGTACTtgtctttgtttgtttgtgttagtT includes the following:
- the rbm12ba gene encoding LOW QUALITY PROTEIN: RNA binding motif protein 12Ba (The sequence of the model RefSeq protein was modified relative to this genomic sequence to represent the inferred CDS: deleted 3 bases in 2 codons; substituted 1 base at 1 genomic stop codon), yielding MTIVLRLQGLSIEAGTEDIRRLFTNLYIPEGGVYIIGGHLGEVFIVFTTERDAQHAMRRSGTLLKGSPVTLHISSIAELQRKIESKLQREKLLPVLLPEKKPLLPPAVPLPDPATALLIGLVAVIKDCSLIGQESTTKQQQHLVLCSGPIAQLSVLCSGLITQLPGGELRRPEEAYRPRPGYVRLFGLPKTVTSQEICHFFKGLLVQDVIANVKLGVRQGCLVKFGHAQDACDALSFNHQQLGRISVEVRGASEEMWSYAIQQCQNPSYDPLENPLYRPTTQREIPSYTIQRDGPSLESKETQHQERARPSYRTQRQSLYEPDRETHRTWAKRRSEDRSLSRSPKRLRSCESLSPSVGQLGDTMATPRQHQQCQSEEKHQIGRPRVRPFPTAQTCLCTKPPVRRDENGNKIFFLRPSSDXQFIYILCDQDGNGIGEAVAQFKTEDFATQAQKRHGKTYMGTRVLLTCISFQQMEDILKRNA
- the tmem67 gene encoding meckelin isoform X1 yields the protein MATGKLLVCGLALFLTIKSNLLHSQQFTISFQRPSDCGVEQFYDISSQSCVKCGPNQSSSATGLSCECVTGFRVLATNGASITCQQCPLQKPAVTEDGYGCILCPGSLTEQGTCQCPSGSILVERDVQGNPLEEARCEVCNGAEPALSAPDSYGDRCQRCQASLINTSQSCMCGSNILAGGLCFPPNNLPTAVNPNVNYAELSLPVQSAWFSTNLYSSAAACLVYTNLTACQALGNMCVMNMHSFSSVANDACGLYNTIFRATAALGSTQDISYWRANLPWLYYGDQPGLANRVLQTEPLPTGFSFKGRSRNTDINLVAAVYNARGDFLQWEKVGGNNLQLCPDTARRQEAAYTFGTAYQETCVLSVADLLRVYAEPLFYDVFVDLSRGEDRRLLPLPTRNLNQEYNRKFINRGNLNDWYLSRRVLLVDTLSGREKSLGSLPKVIRIASSIRIGFQLVPGTQKGQVYPPLLSVTYSDVVITAPNTQTVSVSFAVEYEMDQTEAHMKTDIALGVLGGVSVLYSLVKTASWKRRIGSPLIDMETVLKFLLFYAGDLANVFFFITVGTGLYWLIFYKAQHFVSVLLPLPGLQEERFVAYVGCAFALKTVQFLHKLIQQLSVDIFFIDWERPRGKANKTIQGNAIGEAKHNPSPVSIWRTYFVANEWNEIQTIRKISPTFQIMAVLFLLEVVGFSSLALRDPWSDLQRPPQSYSPPYSLTLRYGLAATLWLCIGLLQIIFFTAFHERFVEDKIRQFVDLCSISNISVLLLSHRCFGYYIHGRSVHGHADTNMEEMNINLKREAESLCGQRGLLPNTDTQTFQISITSRLRLQYDRILEPLSRRNGPSRLVDAASGHPFDRSTKAYHTMNRFLGSVIDHAHRDMEYVVRDKLFFERVIGMEFMEPMDKSIFYNDESHSFSDVLFYGNEATLLIFDTLFFCVVDLGAQSFILAGVLTYFQQMIFRLIRNGIGRRNLANKTLVDQRFLI
- the tmem67 gene encoding meckelin isoform X2; its protein translation is MATGKLLVCGLALFLTIKSNLLHSQQFTISFQRPSDCGVEQFYDISSQSCVKCGPNQSSSATGLSCECVTGFRVLATNGASITCQQCPLQKPAVTEDGYGCILCPGSLTEQGTCQCPSGSILVERDVQGNPLEEARCEVCNGAEPALSAPDSYGDRCQRCQASLINTSQSCMCGSNILAGGLCFPPNNLPTAVNPNVNYAELSLPVQSAWFSTNLYSSAAACLVYTNLTACQALGNMCVMNMHSFSSVANDACGLYNTIFRATAALGSTQDISYWRANLPWLYYGDQPGLANRVLQTEPLPTGFSFKGRSRNTDINLVAAVYNARGDFLQWEKVGGNNLQLCPDTARRQEAAYTFGTAYQETCVLSVADLLRVYAEPLFYDVFVDLSRGEDRRLLPLPTRNLNQEYNRKFINRGNLNDWYLSRRVLLVDTLSGREKSLGSLPKVIRIASSIRIGFQLVPGTQKGQVYPPLLSVTYSDVVITAPNTQTVSVSFAVEYEMDQTEAHMKTDIALGVLGGVSVLYSLVKTASWKRRIGSPLIDMETVLKFLLFYAGDLANVFFFITVGTGLYWLIFYKAQHFVSVLLPLPGLQEERFVAYVGCAFALKTVQFLHKLIQQLSVDIFFIDWERPRGKANKTIQGNAIGEAKHNPSPVSIWRTYFVANEWNEIQTIRKISPTFQIMAVLFLLEVVGFSSLALRDPWSDLQRPPQSYSPPYSLTLRYGLAATLWLCIGLLQIIFFTAFHERFVEDKIRQFVDLCSISNISVLLLSHRCFGYYIHGRSVHGHADTNMEEMNINLKREAESLCGQRGLLPNTDTQTFQISITSRLRLQYDRILEPLSRRNGPSRLVDAASGHPFDRSTKAYHTMNRFLGSVIDHVRYQHTMNRFLGSVIDHVRYQHTTHHEPFPRICHRPCKMSTYHEPFPRICHRPCKISTYHTP